The Hymenobacter sp. 5317J-9 genome has a window encoding:
- a CDS encoding SDR family oxidoreductase → MKYALITGANKSIGFETARQLLQHGFYVYLGSRNLENGQQAVARLHAEGLSQVEPVQIDVTDAASVAAARQSIGQKTSGLDVLINNAGISGGGVPQTAIDTSVATFKEVYDTNVFGVVQTTQAFLDLLRAAPEPRIVNVTSGLGSVSLNADPTWKYYAVKTAAYGSSKAALNMYTIVLAYELRDTPFKVNAVDPGYTATDFNHHSGPGTVPDAAARVVKAALLASDGPTGQFFSDDNAPETGISPW, encoded by the coding sequence ATGAAATACGCCCTCATCACCGGCGCTAATAAAAGCATCGGCTTCGAAACCGCCCGCCAGCTGCTCCAACACGGTTTTTACGTGTACCTGGGCAGCCGCAATCTCGAAAACGGCCAGCAGGCCGTGGCCCGGCTGCACGCCGAAGGCCTCAGCCAGGTCGAGCCCGTGCAAATTGACGTCACCGACGCCGCCTCGGTAGCCGCTGCCCGGCAGTCCATCGGCCAGAAGACTTCCGGCCTCGACGTACTCATCAACAACGCCGGCATCAGCGGCGGCGGGGTGCCCCAAACCGCCATCGATACCAGCGTGGCCACGTTCAAGGAAGTGTACGACACCAACGTATTCGGCGTGGTGCAAACCACGCAGGCCTTCCTCGACCTGCTGCGCGCCGCGCCGGAGCCCCGCATTGTGAACGTGACTTCGGGCCTGGGCTCGGTGAGCCTGAACGCCGACCCCACCTGGAAATACTACGCCGTGAAGACGGCCGCCTACGGTTCCTCGAAGGCCGCGCTCAACATGTACACCATCGTGCTGGCTTACGAATTGCGCGATACCCCGTTCAAAGTAAACGCCGTAGACCCCGGCTACACCGCCACCGATTTCAACCACCACAGCGGCCCCGGCACCGTGCCCGATGCGGCTGCCCGCGTGGTGAAAGCCGCCCTGTTGGCTTCGGACGGGCCCACCGGCCAGTTTTTCAGCGACGACAACGCGCCCGAAACGGGCATAAGCCCCTGGTAA
- a CDS encoding YdeI/OmpD-associated family protein, with amino-acid sequence MSRTDAFAQTQPASRAAWRQWLADNHASAPGVWLVYCKKASGLPSLSYAEAVEEALCFGWIDSHPRKLDADRTQLLFTPRKPRSGWSKVNKERLQRLEAAGQLMPAGLAAIARARQNGAWESLDAAEAGDVPEDLAAALASDAAAARHFAGFAPSARKAILTWVLSAKQPETRARRVAETVRLAALGKRANMDRE; translated from the coding sequence ATGTCCCGCACCGATGCCTTCGCCCAAACCCAGCCCGCTAGCCGCGCCGCGTGGCGGCAGTGGCTGGCCGATAACCACGCCAGCGCCCCCGGCGTGTGGCTGGTGTACTGCAAAAAAGCCAGTGGCCTGCCCAGCCTGAGCTACGCCGAAGCCGTGGAGGAAGCCCTGTGCTTCGGCTGGATAGACTCGCACCCGCGCAAGCTCGACGCCGACCGCACGCAGCTGCTCTTCACCCCGCGCAAGCCCCGCAGTGGCTGGAGCAAGGTAAACAAAGAGCGGCTGCAGCGGCTCGAAGCTGCCGGCCAGCTCATGCCCGCCGGCCTCGCCGCCATTGCCCGTGCCCGACAGAACGGCGCCTGGGAAAGCCTCGATGCTGCCGAAGCCGGCGATGTGCCGGAGGACCTGGCCGCCGCCCTGGCCTCTGATGCGGCCGCGGCCCGGCATTTCGCCGGCTTCGCGCCCTCGGCCCGCAAAGCCATTCTCACCTGGGTGCTGAGCGCCAAGCAGCCCGAAACGCGCGCCCGCCGCGTGGCCGAAACCGTGCGGCTGGCCGCCTTGGGCAAGCGGGCGAATATGGACCGGGAGTAG
- the lpdA gene encoding dihydrolipoyl dehydrogenase — MNQYDVTVIGSGPGGYVAAIRCAQLGLKTALIEKYPTLGGTCLNVGCIPSKALLDSSEHYHNAHSAFADHGIGLDNLRVDMNRMIDRKAGVVKANVDGIAYLMKKNKIDVLTGVGSFVDATHISIAPREGGEAQQIETKNVIIATGSKPTVLPFIAQDKERIITSTEALNIREVPKHMIVIGGGVIGLEMASVYARLGAKVSVVEFMDSIIPTMDRGLGKELKRVLGKIGIEFFFSHKVTGATRDGDNVTVTATNAKGEEVKFEGDYCLVAVGRVPYTAGLNLEAAGVQMEERGRIKVDEHLQTNVPGIYAIGDVIRGAMLAHKAEEEGVFVAETIVGQKPHINYLLIPGVVYTWPEVAGVGYTEEQLKEQGKAYKVGSFPFKASGRARASGDTDGFVKVLADKTTDEILGVHMIGPRIADLIAEAVTAMEFRASAEDVARMSHSHPTYAEAMKEACLAATENRAIHM; from the coding sequence ATGAATCAATACGACGTCACCGTCATCGGCTCCGGCCCGGGCGGCTATGTAGCGGCCATCCGTTGCGCCCAGCTCGGCCTCAAAACGGCCCTCATCGAGAAATACCCCACCCTAGGCGGCACCTGCCTCAACGTGGGCTGCATCCCCAGCAAGGCCCTGCTCGATTCCTCCGAGCACTACCATAACGCCCACTCGGCCTTCGCCGACCACGGCATCGGCCTCGACAACCTGCGCGTCGACATGAACCGCATGATTGACCGCAAGGCTGGCGTGGTGAAGGCCAACGTCGACGGCATCGCCTACCTGATGAAGAAAAACAAAATCGACGTCCTCACCGGCGTCGGCTCGTTTGTCGACGCAACCCACATCAGCATCGCGCCCCGCGAGGGCGGCGAGGCCCAGCAGATTGAAACCAAAAACGTCATCATCGCCACCGGCTCCAAGCCCACGGTGCTGCCGTTCATTGCCCAGGACAAGGAGCGCATCATCACCAGCACCGAGGCCCTGAACATCCGCGAAGTGCCCAAGCACATGATTGTGATTGGCGGCGGCGTCATCGGCCTCGAAATGGCGTCGGTGTACGCCCGCCTCGGCGCCAAAGTGTCGGTGGTGGAGTTCATGGACAGCATCATCCCGACCATGGACCGCGGCCTGGGCAAGGAGCTGAAGCGCGTGCTGGGCAAAATCGGCATCGAATTCTTCTTCTCGCACAAGGTGACCGGCGCCACCCGCGACGGCGACAACGTGACCGTGACGGCCACCAACGCCAAGGGCGAGGAAGTGAAATTCGAAGGCGACTACTGCCTGGTGGCCGTGGGCCGCGTGCCCTACACCGCCGGCCTCAACCTGGAGGCTGCCGGCGTGCAGATGGAAGAGCGCGGCCGCATCAAGGTCGACGAGCACCTGCAAACCAACGTGCCCGGCATCTACGCCATCGGCGACGTCATTCGGGGCGCCATGCTGGCCCACAAGGCCGAGGAAGAAGGCGTGTTCGTGGCCGAAACCATCGTGGGCCAGAAGCCGCACATCAACTACCTGCTCATCCCCGGCGTGGTGTACACCTGGCCCGAAGTCGCCGGCGTGGGCTACACCGAGGAGCAGCTCAAGGAGCAAGGCAAGGCCTACAAAGTGGGCTCCTTCCCCTTCAAAGCCAGCGGCCGCGCCCGCGCCAGCGGCGACACCGACGGCTTCGTGAAGGTGCTGGCCGACAAAACCACCGACGAAATCCTGGGCGTGCACATGATTGGCCCGCGCATCGCCGACCTCATCGCCGAAGCCGTAACCGCCATGGAGTTCCGCGCCTCCGCCGAGGACGTGGCCCGAATGAGCCACTCGCACCCCACCTACGCCGAGGCCATGAAAGAAGCCTGCCTGGCGGCTACGGAGAACCGGGCCATTCATATGTAA
- a CDS encoding helix-turn-helix domain-containing protein gives MSPQSLTPANAPVAMGSFNVYAREQFISDKVAFGRRDYYKISLLTGSSRYNYATRGVLIDRPALVFSNPLIPYSWEPVSEEQGGYLCMFTEEFLIVNDRAASLQESPLFRLGSDPVYLVDETQYADLSYFFRKMLQEMNSGYVYQQEVIRNYLNLLIHEALKLQPQASYYQHPNAATRIAALFQGLLERQFPIDSPAHGLKLRTPGDFARQLSVHVNHLNRAVRDLTGKTTSVHIAERVVREARALLQHTDWSTAEIAYSLGFEYPTYFNNFFKKQTGTTPSAHRALVGQRPVV, from the coding sequence ATGTCGCCCCAGTCCCTCACGCCCGCTAACGCCCCCGTCGCCATGGGCAGCTTCAACGTGTACGCCCGCGAGCAATTCATCAGCGACAAGGTGGCGTTTGGGCGGCGCGACTACTACAAGATTTCGCTGCTCACCGGCAGCAGCCGCTACAACTACGCCACCCGCGGCGTGCTGATTGACCGGCCCGCGCTGGTGTTTTCCAACCCGCTAATTCCTTATTCCTGGGAGCCCGTTTCGGAAGAGCAGGGCGGCTATCTGTGCATGTTCACCGAGGAGTTTCTCATCGTGAACGACCGGGCGGCCAGCCTGCAGGAGTCGCCGCTGTTCCGGCTGGGCTCCGACCCGGTGTACCTGGTAGACGAGACGCAATACGCCGACCTGAGCTACTTCTTCCGCAAGATGCTGCAGGAGATGAATTCGGGCTACGTGTACCAGCAGGAAGTCATCCGCAACTACCTCAACCTGCTCATCCACGAGGCGCTGAAGCTGCAGCCGCAGGCTAGCTACTACCAGCACCCCAACGCCGCCACGCGCATCGCGGCCCTGTTTCAGGGGCTGCTGGAGCGGCAGTTTCCCATCGACTCGCCCGCCCACGGCCTGAAGCTGCGCACGCCTGGCGACTTTGCCCGCCAGCTCTCGGTGCACGTCAACCACCTCAACCGGGCCGTGCGCGACCTCACCGGCAAAACCACCTCCGTGCACATCGCCGAGCGCGTCGTGCGGGAGGCCCGCGCCCTGTTGCAGCACACCGACTGGAGCACCGCCGAAATCGCCTACAGCCTGGGTTTCGAGTATCCGACCTATTTCAACAACTTCTTCAAGAAGCAAACCGGCACCACGCCCTCGGCCCACCGGGCACTGGTGGGCCAGCGGCCGGTAGTTTGA
- a CDS encoding Crp/Fnr family transcriptional regulator, which translates to MEELDFISGSKVSQSYQKGQRIFQEGSPSLGLHCVNQGKIKVTKTSGDGKEQIVRLSKGGDVMGFQSVLTETTYSTSAVALEDCVVCFIPRADFFRVWQSNVQFSTSLMQMMAKALGAAEVQMLHLAYKPVRERLAEALLLLYHTFREEDQALPFTIAISREDLASMVGTAKETATRLLSDFKEEGIIATRGSQVTILLPNGLSRIASLYD; encoded by the coding sequence TTGGAAGAACTGGACTTTATCTCGGGCAGCAAAGTGTCGCAGAGCTACCAGAAAGGGCAGCGCATCTTTCAGGAGGGCAGCCCATCGCTGGGCCTGCACTGCGTGAACCAGGGCAAAATCAAAGTGACCAAAACGAGCGGCGACGGCAAGGAGCAAATTGTGCGCCTCTCCAAGGGCGGCGACGTAATGGGCTTCCAGTCGGTACTCACCGAAACCACCTATTCCACCTCGGCGGTGGCGCTCGAAGACTGCGTGGTGTGCTTTATTCCGCGCGCCGATTTTTTCCGGGTGTGGCAGTCCAACGTGCAGTTTTCCACTTCGCTCATGCAGATGATGGCCAAAGCCCTGGGCGCCGCCGAGGTCCAGATGCTACACTTGGCCTACAAGCCCGTGCGCGAGCGCCTAGCCGAGGCCCTGCTGCTGCTTTACCACACCTTCCGGGAAGAAGACCAGGCTCTGCCGTTTACCATAGCAATTTCGCGCGAGGACTTGGCCTCGATGGTGGGCACCGCCAAAGAAACCGCCACCCGCCTGCTATCTGATTTCAAAGAAGAAGGCATCATTGCCACGCGGGGCAGCCAGGTAACCATTCTGCTGCCGAATGGCCTCAGCCGGATTGCCTCCCTCTACGATTAG
- a CDS encoding EamA family transporter, with protein sequence MSDTTPAAPSRAALISAFLLVYLIWGSTYLVMKFAVASMPPLLMAGTRYALAGGLLYLFMRWRGEPAPTWQGWGFAAVIGVCLLGFGNGGTTLGVVYLPSSITALLVATVPMFLAVLGWASGLSPRPTKWVTLGLAAGMAGMYLLVAHTHAAAVKQPGHTGLGVFAVLLASLVWSIGSLYAKNHRPAASPFISGGMQMLCGGLAMLVVGLLKGEAAGFELAQVTAKSWVAFAYLVTFGSIVAFTAYIWLLRVVEPALAGTYAFVNPVVAVLLGWAFAGEVLNPQMLGGAALIVVAVVLVVLGGRQKA encoded by the coding sequence ATGTCCGATACTACTCCGGCCGCGCCTTCGCGGGCCGCGCTGATTTCCGCTTTCCTGCTGGTTTATCTCATCTGGGGCTCCACCTATCTGGTTATGAAGTTTGCCGTGGCCAGCATGCCGCCGCTGCTCATGGCCGGCACGCGCTACGCGCTGGCGGGCGGGCTGCTCTACTTGTTCATGCGCTGGCGTGGCGAGCCGGCCCCTACCTGGCAGGGCTGGGGCTTTGCGGCCGTGATTGGGGTGTGCCTGCTGGGGTTCGGCAACGGCGGCACCACGCTGGGCGTGGTGTATTTGCCCAGCAGCATCACGGCGCTGCTGGTGGCCACGGTGCCCATGTTTCTGGCCGTGCTGGGCTGGGCCAGCGGCCTTTCGCCCCGTCCCACCAAGTGGGTGACGCTGGGGCTGGCCGCCGGCATGGCGGGCATGTACCTGCTGGTGGCCCACACCCACGCCGCGGCCGTGAAGCAGCCCGGCCACACCGGGCTGGGCGTGTTTGCGGTGCTGCTGGCCTCGCTGGTGTGGTCCATCGGCTCGCTCTACGCCAAAAACCACCGCCCCGCGGCGTCGCCCTTCATCTCGGGCGGCATGCAGATGCTGTGCGGCGGCCTGGCCATGCTGGTGGTGGGCCTGCTGAAGGGCGAGGCGGCTGGTTTCGAGCTGGCGCAGGTCACGGCCAAGTCGTGGGTGGCGTTTGCGTACCTGGTCACGTTCGGGTCCATTGTAGCCTTCACGGCCTACATCTGGCTGCTGCGCGTGGTAGAGCCGGCCCTGGCCGGCACCTACGCCTTCGTCAACCCCGTGGTGGCCGTGCTGCTGGGCTGGGCCTTCGCCGGCGAGGTGCTGAACCCCCAAATGCTGGGCGGCGCCGCGCTCATCGTGGTGGCCGTGGTGCTGGTGGTGCTGGGCGGCCGGCAAAAGGCCTGA
- a CDS encoding M1 family metallopeptidase: MKNNLLLALLLLTGAARPAAAQLLQPKPAFTRADSLRGSLTTPLRTCYDLNYYHLDVKLDPAKRFISGSNLFRFTATQDFTRLQFDLFANLQVEKVLYHGKEVPFTREANAVFVTFPKSIAKGSRDEFTVQYSGNPTVAKKAPWDGGMVFTQDAAGKPWVATACQGTGASIWWPTKDQQADEVDSMLISISVPTGLKDVSNGRLRKTTKLKDGYTRFDWAVRNPINNYDVALNVGDYQHFSDSYQGEKGLLTLDYWVLPENVAKAKTQFAANVKPMLKSMEHWFGPYPWYQDGYKLVDAPHLGMEHQSAVAYGNKYQNGYLGRDRSNTGWGAKWDFIIIHESGHEWFGNNITTKDIADMWVHEGFTCYSEGLFVESQFGKQAGQEYIHGQRRNIQNDGPIIGPYGVNQEGSGDMYDKGSAMLNTIRTLLNNDEKWRQTLRGLSRTFYHQTVTGQQVMDYLNRETGQDFTKVFDQYLRHASIPTLEIRLEDGKTLARWVSEVEKFDMPVRVRLKGGEYQFIKPTARFAEMKELAGATRETLEVDMFNFYIGVLVD; this comes from the coding sequence ATGAAGAACAACCTCCTGCTGGCGCTGCTGCTACTGACCGGTGCGGCGCGCCCCGCCGCCGCCCAGCTGCTCCAACCCAAGCCCGCCTTCACCCGCGCCGACTCGCTCCGCGGCAGCCTGACCACGCCGCTGCGCACTTGCTACGACCTCAACTACTACCACCTCGACGTGAAGCTGGACCCGGCCAAGCGGTTCATCAGCGGCTCTAATCTGTTTCGCTTCACTGCCACGCAGGATTTCACGCGGCTGCAGTTCGACCTGTTTGCCAACCTGCAGGTGGAGAAGGTGCTGTACCACGGCAAAGAAGTGCCCTTCACCCGCGAGGCGAATGCGGTGTTTGTGACGTTCCCGAAATCCATTGCCAAGGGCAGCCGCGACGAGTTCACGGTCCAGTATTCAGGCAATCCCACGGTGGCCAAAAAAGCGCCCTGGGACGGCGGCATGGTGTTCACGCAGGATGCCGCCGGCAAGCCCTGGGTGGCCACCGCCTGCCAGGGCACTGGCGCCAGCATCTGGTGGCCCACCAAAGACCAGCAAGCCGACGAAGTAGACTCCATGCTCATCAGCATCAGCGTGCCCACCGGCCTGAAGGACGTATCGAACGGCCGCCTGCGCAAAACCACCAAGCTCAAGGACGGCTACACGCGCTTCGACTGGGCCGTGCGCAACCCCATCAACAACTACGATGTGGCCCTGAACGTGGGCGACTACCAGCACTTCTCTGACTCATACCAGGGCGAGAAGGGACTGCTCACGCTCGATTATTGGGTGCTGCCTGAGAACGTGGCCAAGGCGAAAACTCAGTTTGCGGCCAATGTGAAGCCCATGCTGAAATCGATGGAGCACTGGTTCGGGCCCTACCCGTGGTACCAGGACGGCTACAAGCTGGTGGACGCCCCGCACTTAGGCATGGAGCACCAGAGCGCCGTGGCTTACGGCAACAAGTACCAGAACGGCTACCTCGGCCGCGACCGCAGCAACACCGGCTGGGGCGCGAAGTGGGACTTCATCATCATCCACGAGAGCGGGCACGAGTGGTTCGGCAACAACATCACCACCAAGGACATTGCCGACATGTGGGTGCACGAGGGCTTCACCTGCTATTCCGAAGGGCTGTTTGTGGAAAGCCAGTTTGGCAAGCAGGCGGGGCAGGAGTACATCCACGGCCAGCGCCGCAACATCCAGAACGATGGCCCCATTATCGGGCCCTACGGCGTGAACCAGGAAGGCTCGGGCGACATGTACGACAAGGGCAGCGCCATGCTCAACACCATTCGCACCCTCCTGAACAACGACGAAAAGTGGCGCCAAACCCTGCGCGGCCTTTCCCGCACCTTCTACCACCAGACCGTGACCGGCCAGCAGGTGATGGACTACCTCAACCGCGAAACCGGTCAGGATTTCACCAAAGTATTCGACCAGTACCTGCGCCACGCCAGCATTCCGACGCTGGAAATCCGCCTCGAAGACGGCAAAACGCTGGCCCGTTGGGTGAGCGAGGTCGAAAAGTTCGACATGCCCGTGCGTGTGCGGCTGAAAGGCGGCGAGTACCAGTTCATCAAGCCCACCGCCCGCTTTGCGGAGATGAAGGAGCTGGCCGGCGCCACCCGCGAGACGCTGGAAGTCGACATGTTCAACTTCTACATCGGGGTGTTGGTGGATTAA
- a CDS encoding DUF4126 family protein codes for MQKTLKRYSATPVRRAATFWPTVGFATLAGMRSMSAPAFLSHYLSRQPHAGLAGSRLHFLQKPVTAGVLKVMAAGEMVADKLPNTPNRIAPEVLAGRLLSGALVGAAWHRSRHGSALGGGLLGAAVAFASTIVSYALRTGISEKSGVPVALVGVGEDALVLAGGAALIGSRRPAASEWRPL; via the coding sequence ATGCAGAAGACTTTGAAACGCTATTCCGCCACGCCTGTTCGTCGCGCCGCTACCTTTTGGCCCACCGTCGGCTTTGCCACCCTGGCCGGCATGCGCAGCATGAGCGCCCCGGCCTTTCTGAGCCATTACCTGTCGCGCCAGCCCCACGCAGGGCTGGCGGGCTCGCGGCTGCACTTTCTGCAAAAGCCCGTCACGGCCGGGGTGCTCAAGGTGATGGCGGCCGGCGAAATGGTGGCCGATAAGCTGCCCAACACGCCCAACCGCATTGCGCCCGAGGTGCTGGCCGGCCGGCTGCTGTCGGGGGCGCTGGTGGGGGCGGCCTGGCACCGGTCGCGCCACGGCAGCGCGTTGGGCGGCGGGCTGCTGGGGGCCGCGGTGGCGTTTGCGTCCACCATCGTAAGCTACGCGCTGCGCACGGGCATCAGCGAAAAATCGGGGGTGCCGGTGGCGCTGGTGGGCGTGGGCGAAGATGCCCTGGTGCTGGCCGGCGGCGCGGCCTTGATTGGCTCGCGGCGTCCGGCTGCCAGCGAGTGGCGCCCGCTGTAA
- a CDS encoding putative sensor domain DACNV-containing protein codes for MLSEPTYLTARMAAPMIEAHFARHHAASLEDADRLAAPPEAQWVEAVIDVAFWASLRREEGHPPRISLALLPPEQIRRPLLFGHKRRLTPYNLLKLAPAVEQPGIHLGVWHDADGLYIWGTANTIPSLCFVLEVVEPGLLVVKHRRLGGFGKYVNVAVLRGDHLQLVDEEHGGLADCPALRAFLPGRSLPSAGSGEVDNVLLELAATMRAHGRGGLVLVVPPGSDKWQESVVHPLSYPVAPAYKGITLRRRPGQSRRRRQDQLHRSIGVVGGFTAVDGATVITQDYHLLAFGPR; via the coding sequence ATGCTTTCCGAACCCACCTACCTCACGGCGCGCATGGCCGCGCCCATGATTGAAGCCCACTTTGCCCGGCACCACGCCGCCAGTCTGGAAGATGCCGACCGGCTGGCCGCGCCGCCCGAGGCGCAATGGGTAGAGGCCGTGATTGACGTGGCTTTTTGGGCCAGCCTGCGCCGCGAGGAAGGCCACCCGCCCCGCATTTCGCTGGCTTTGCTGCCGCCCGAGCAAATTCGGCGGCCGCTGCTGTTTGGCCACAAGCGCCGCCTCACGCCCTACAACCTGCTCAAGCTGGCCCCGGCCGTGGAGCAGCCCGGCATTCACCTCGGGGTGTGGCATGATGCCGATGGCCTCTACATCTGGGGCACGGCCAACACCATTCCGTCGCTCTGCTTCGTGCTCGAAGTAGTGGAGCCGGGCCTGCTGGTGGTGAAGCACCGCCGCCTGGGCGGCTTCGGCAAGTACGTGAACGTGGCCGTGCTGCGCGGCGACCACCTGCAGCTGGTGGATGAAGAGCACGGCGGCCTGGCCGATTGCCCCGCCCTGCGCGCCTTTCTGCCCGGCCGCAGCCTGCCCTCAGCCGGTTCCGGCGAGGTCGACAACGTGCTGCTGGAGCTGGCTGCTACCATGCGCGCCCACGGCCGCGGCGGCCTGGTGCTGGTGGTGCCCCCCGGCTCCGACAAGTGGCAGGAATCGGTGGTGCACCCGCTTTCGTACCCGGTGGCGCCGGCCTACAAGGGCATCACGCTGCGGCGCCGGCCGGGGCAGTCGCGCCGCCGCCGGCAAGACCAGCTGCACCGTAGCATCGGCGTGGTGGGCGGCTTCACGGCCGTGGACGGGGCCACCGTCATCACCCAAGACTACCACCTGCTGGCCTTCGGGCCAAGGTGA
- a CDS encoding carboxypeptidase-like regulatory domain-containing protein, translated as MKLTATPFDPQTGALLPVYRDAYLRGDLARSSARAVEEYLRNDATQAHTTVTRWHEMSTQEAEAAAPTTWVQKQLLFIREQPQRFRRRAFSMVGAAALVAGVSMAGTRLPSHNAPAVPVSLPEMTSLAAASTAAAEAAAEASATRLVTVSGRILNEAGQPLVGATVLRKGTSVGASTDANGRYTLRLPAAVAATATLQYGYAGYHDQELKAADASAQGVTLQPRAKRKHWLFF; from the coding sequence ATGAAGCTTACCGCTACCCCATTTGACCCGCAGACCGGCGCGCTGCTGCCGGTGTACCGCGACGCCTACCTGCGCGGCGACCTGGCGCGCTCTTCGGCCCGCGCCGTGGAGGAATACCTCCGCAACGACGCCACACAGGCCCACACCACCGTCACGCGCTGGCACGAAATGTCGACCCAGGAGGCCGAAGCCGCCGCGCCCACCACGTGGGTGCAGAAGCAACTGCTCTTCATTCGGGAGCAGCCGCAGCGCTTCCGCCGCCGGGCGTTCTCGATGGTGGGCGCGGCCGCGCTGGTGGCTGGTGTGTCGATGGCCGGCACCCGCCTGCCGTCGCACAACGCCCCGGCCGTGCCGGTGTCGCTGCCCGAAATGACGTCGCTGGCCGCCGCGAGCACCGCCGCGGCCGAGGCGGCGGCCGAAGCCAGCGCCACCCGCCTCGTGACCGTGAGCGGCCGCATACTGAACGAAGCCGGCCAGCCGCTGGTGGGCGCCACCGTGCTGCGCAAAGGCACCAGCGTGGGCGCCAGCACCGACGCCAATGGCCGCTACACCCTGCGCCTGCCCGCTGCGGTGGCCGCCACCGCCACGCTGCAATACGGCTACGCCGGCTACCACGACCAGGAGCTGAAAGCCGCCGACGCCTCGGCCCAGGGCGTGACCCTGCAGCCCCGCGCCAAGCGCAAGCACTGGCTGTTTTTCTAA
- the odhB gene encoding 2-oxoglutarate dehydrogenase complex dihydrolipoyllysine-residue succinyltransferase codes for MALEIKIPAVGESITEVTIAKWLKQDGDAVKRDEVIAELESDKATFELPAEADGVLKIRVAEGETIGIGTVIADLDGAATGGAAPAAPAASAADPVSKGEENPKASDQSGYGGAPAGKESNDPGTPGAPVAGAAAPAGGGSIEMKIPTVGESITEVTVAKWLKGDGAQVSRDEVIAELESDKATFELPAEGNGTLRHAVKEGETIAIGTVIARIEGGSGAAAAPAPAAAPAAQAAPVAAMASQSASAGAATYATGVPSPAAGKILDEKGIAASSVSGTGRDGRITKEDAQNAQARPAAPAPAAPAAAPATAQAPGTNNQAPTGGSRNVRREKMSNLRKTVARRLVSVKNETAMLTTFNEVNMQPIMDLRNKFKDKFKEKNGVGLGFMSFFTKAVCIALKEWPAVNAQIDNGEIVYSDFCDISIAVSAPKGLVVPVIRNAEQLSFDGIEKEVVRLAGLARDNKLTIEQMSGGTFTITNGGVFGSMLSTPIINAPQSAILGMHNIIQRPIAENGQVVIRPMMYLALSYDHRIIDGRESVSFLVRVKELLEDPTRMMFGV; via the coding sequence ATGGCCCTTGAAATCAAAATTCCCGCCGTTGGCGAATCCATCACCGAAGTCACGATAGCCAAGTGGCTCAAACAAGACGGCGACGCCGTGAAGCGCGACGAAGTAATTGCCGAGCTGGAGTCTGACAAAGCCACTTTTGAGCTGCCCGCCGAAGCCGACGGCGTGCTGAAAATCCGGGTGGCCGAGGGGGAAACCATCGGCATCGGCACCGTCATTGCTGATTTGGATGGGGCCGCTACTGGCGGAGCTGCTCCGGCGGCGCCCGCGGCTTCCGCGGCCGACCCCGTTTCGAAAGGAGAGGAGAACCCGAAAGCCAGCGACCAGTCCGGCTACGGCGGGGCGCCCGCGGGCAAGGAAAGCAACGACCCCGGTACGCCCGGCGCTCCGGTCGCGGGTGCGGCGGCTCCGGCTGGCGGCGGTTCCATCGAGATGAAAATCCCAACGGTAGGGGAGTCCATCACGGAAGTGACCGTTGCTAAGTGGTTGAAAGGAGACGGCGCCCAGGTGAGCCGCGACGAGGTGATTGCCGAGCTGGAATCGGATAAGGCCACCTTTGAACTGCCCGCCGAAGGGAACGGCACCCTGCGCCACGCCGTGAAAGAGGGCGAAACCATTGCCATCGGTACCGTCATTGCCCGCATCGAAGGCGGCAGCGGCGCCGCTGCCGCGCCCGCCCCGGCTGCTGCGCCGGCGGCTCAAGCAGCACCAGTTGCGGCCATGGCTTCGCAGTCGGCCAGCGCTGGCGCAGCTACTTACGCTACGGGCGTGCCCTCGCCGGCCGCCGGCAAGATTCTCGACGAGAAAGGCATTGCCGCCAGCAGCGTAAGCGGCACGGGCCGCGACGGCCGCATCACCAAGGAAGATGCGCAGAACGCGCAGGCTCGTCCGGCTGCTCCGGCCCCGGCTGCACCTGCTGCCGCACCGGCCACCGCCCAAGCACCAGGCACCAACAACCAGGCACCGACTGGCGGCAGCCGCAACGTGCGCCGTGAGAAAATGTCGAACCTGCGCAAGACCGTGGCCCGCCGCCTGGTGTCGGTGAAGAACGAAACGGCTATGCTCACCACCTTCAACGAGGTGAACATGCAGCCCATCATGGACCTGCGCAACAAGTTCAAGGACAAGTTCAAGGAGAAAAACGGCGTGGGCCTCGGCTTCATGTCCTTCTTCACCAAGGCGGTATGCATCGCTCTGAAAGAATGGCCGGCCGTGAACGCGCAGATTGACAACGGCGAAATCGTGTACTCCGATTTCTGCGACATCAGCATTGCCGTGTCGGCTCCCAAAGGCCTGGTGGTGCCCGTCATTCGCAACGCCGAGCAACTGTCGTTCGACGGCATTGAGAAAGAGGTGGTACGCCTCGCCGGCCTGGCCCGCGACAACAAGCTCACCATTGAGCAAATGAGCGGCGGCACCTTCACCATCACCAACGGTGGGGTGTTCGGCTCCATGCTCAGCACGCCCATCATCAACGCGCCGCAATCGGCCATCCTGGGCATGCACAACATCATCCAGCGCCCCATCGCCGAAAATGGTCAGGTGGTCATCCGCCCCATGATGTACCTGGCCCTGAGCTACGACCACCGCATTATCGACGGCCGCGAGTCGGTGAGCTTCCTGGTGCGGGTGAAGGAACTGCTTGAAGACCCGACGCGCATGATGTTTGGAGTGTAG